The following are encoded in a window of Oncorhynchus keta strain PuntledgeMale-10-30-2019 chromosome 10, Oket_V2, whole genome shotgun sequence genomic DNA:
- the LOC118389246 gene encoding pre-mRNA-splicing factor CWC25 homolog translates to MGGGDLNLKKSWHPQTMKNIERVWKAEQKHEAEAKKIEELQKELREERAREDITRFAQQTGALKKKDDRLDWMYQGPGGQVSRDEYLLGRPIDKQITQQFEEPESGPSEQTGLLPGSIFNPSTPASNLDMAAKIREDPLFDIKKREEEKKREVLTNPVKMKKIKEMLRQNLEMKDKKKKRKKDKKEKREEKERRKEKKHKRRSLSSSSVDEDKIHRHHSKEESKETTHSHFHHRSVPTGYGLQFPAGRHHQSSKPTNHLRHRSQERSRSQSPQRTDWNGHHSSHRTDNHSSHKSENHSSHRTDQFKVPQFQRPKARPSPQKDRYQRRQSSTTKCLSAEELDKKRREMMDFAKQRDEERESNIRSYKRQDEQEKEREKEKGGKHDRNAGFIHNMKLESASTSSLEDRVKRNIHSIQRTPASLEKNFMRR, encoded by the exons ATGGGAGGAGGTGACCTC AACTTGAAGAAGAGCTGGCATCCCCAGACTATGAAAAACATAGAGCGGGTATGGAAGGCTGAACAGAAGCATGAGGCTGAGGCGAAGAAGATCGAGGAGCTTCAGAAGGAGCTGAGAGAGGAACGAGCTCGAGAAGATATTACAAGATTCGCTCAGCAGACTGGGGCTCTAAA GAAAAAAGATGACCGGTTGGACTGGATGTACCAGGGGCCAGGTGGTCAGGTGTCCCGTGATGAGTACCTGCTGGGCCGCCCCATCGACAAGCAGATCACCCAGCAGTTTGAGGAGCCAGAGAGCGGTCCATCCGAACAAACCGGCCTGCTGCCTGGCTCAATCTTCAACCCCTCCACCCCTGCATCCAACCTCGACATGGCCGCCAAGATCAGAGAGGACCCGCTGTTTGATATTAA GAAacgggaggaggagaagaagagggaggtcTTGACAAACCCAGTGAAAATGAAGAAGATCAAAGAAATG CTGCGTCAGAATCTTGAGATGAAAGACAAgaaaaagaagaggaagaaggacaagaaggagaaaagggaggagaaagagaggagaaaggagaagaagcATAAGAGAAGGAGCTTGAGCTCAAGCTCTGTGGACGAAGACAAAATACACAG GCACCATTCTAAAGAGGAATCCAAAGAAACAACCCACTCACATTTCCACCATCGCAGTGTCCCCACTGGCTATGGACTACAG TTTCCAGCTGGGAGGCATCATCAGTCCTCAAAGCCCACCAACCACTTAAGGCACCGTTCTCAGGAGAGGAGCCGCTCTCAATCGCCTCAAAGGACAGACTGGAACGGCCATCATTCCTCTCACAGGACAGACAACCACTCCTCTCACAAATCAGAGAACCACTCATCCCACAGGACAGACCAGTTTAAAGTTCCACAGTTCCAGCGCCCCAAAGCCCGCCCCAGCCCACAGAAAGATCGCTACCAAAGGCGTCAGAGCAGTACTACCAA ATGTCTCTCTGCTGAAGAGCtggataagaagaggagagagatgatggactttgccaaacagagagacgaaGAGCGCGAAAGCAACATTAGAAGTTACAAACGACAGGATGAACAGGAGAAGGAGCGGGAGAAAGAAAAAGGCGGCAAGCATGACCGCAACGCTGGCTTTATCCA TAACATGAAGCTGGAGAGTGCCTCCACCTCTTCCTTGGAGGATCGAGTCAAGAGAAACATCCACTCCATACAGAGGACCCCTGCATCCCTGGAGAAGAATTTCATGAGGAGATGA
- the LOC118389248 gene encoding proteasome subunit beta type-3-like — MSIMSYNGGAVMAMKGKQCVAIAADRRFGVQAQMVTTDFQKIFPMGDRLYIGLAGLATDVQTVSQRLKFRLNLYELKEGRQIKPKTFMSMVSNLLYERRFGPYYIEPVIAGLDPKTFEPFICSLDLIGCPMVTEDFVVSGTCSEQMYGMCESLWEPDMEPEDLFETISQAMLNAVDRDAVSGMGVIVQVIEKDKITTRTLKARMD, encoded by the exons ATG TCTATTATGTCCTATAATGGTGGTGCCGTCATGGCGATGAAGGGTAAGCAATGTGTAGCCATTGCAGCAGATCGAAGATTCGGTGTACAGGCTCAGATGGTGACCACGGACTTCCAGAAGATCTTTCCCATGGGAGACAGACTCTACAttggcctggctggcctggctACTGACGTACAGACAGT TTCCCAGAGGCTCAAGTTCAGATTGAACCTCTATGAGCTGAAGGAGGGGCGTCAGATCAAACCCAAGACATTCATGAGCATGGTCTCCAACCTGCTGTATGAGAGGAG ATTTGGACCATACTACATTGAGCCTGTGATCGCTGGGCTGGACCCCAAGACCTTTGAGCCATTTATCTGCTCGCTGGACCTGATTGGCTGCCCCATGGTGACAGAGGACTTTGTTGTGAGCGGCACTTGCTCAGAGCAGATGTACGGCATGTGTGAATCTCTCTGGGAGCCAGACATG GAACCAGAGGACCTGTTTGAGACCATCTCCCAAGCCATGCTGAATGCAGTGGACAGGGATGCCGTTTCAGGCATGGGTGTCATCGTGCAAGTCAT TGAGAAGGACAAGATCACCACACGTACCCTGAAGGCCAGAATGGATTAA
- the LOC118389247 gene encoding LOW QUALITY PROTEIN: phosphatidylinositol 5-phosphate 4-kinase type-2 beta (The sequence of the model RefSeq protein was modified relative to this genomic sequence to represent the inferred CDS: inserted 1 base in 1 codon), whose amino-acid sequence MSSNCTSVAPVSASKTKTKKKHFIGQKVKLFRASEPILSVLMWGVNHTINELSNVPVPVMLMPDDFKAYSKIKVDNHLFNKENLPSRFKFKEYCPMVFRNLRERFCIDDQDYQNSLTRSXPLNSDSQGRFGNRFLSSYDHRFVIKTVSSEDIAEMHNILKKYHQFIVECHGSTLLPQFLGMYRLTVDGVETYMVVTRNVFSHRLTVHRKYDLKGSTVSREASDKEKAKELPTFKDNDFLNEGQKLQIGDDNKKYFLEKLKRDVEFLATLKIMDYSLLVGIHDVDRAEQEDMEVEAGGEEEEYENDGMGGALTGSFGTPPDSPGNPLNFGGFFGPGEFDPSVDVYAIKSNDSAVKKEVYFMAIIDILTHYDAKKKAAHAAKTVKHGAGAEISTVNPEQYSKRFFEFMSNILS is encoded by the exons ATGTCATCCAACTGTACCAGCGTTGCGCCGGTGAGCGCTAGCAAAACGAAGACGAAAAAGAAACATTTTATAGGACAGAAAGTGAAATTATTCCGTGCAAGTGAGCCTATTCTCAGCGTTTTAATGTGGGGTGTCAACCATACG ATCAACGAGTTAAGTAACGTTCCTGTACCAGTAATGCTGATGCCTGATGATTTTAAAGCCTACAGTAAGATCAAAGTGGACAACCACCTATTTAACAA AGAAAACCTGCCCAGCCGCTTTAAATTCAAAGAGTACTGCCCTATGGTGTTCCGCAACCTGAGGGAGAGGTTCTGCATCGATGACCAGGATTACCAG AACTCTCTGACGAGGA GCCCGCTGAACAGCGACTCCCAGGGGCGCTTTGGCAACCGCTTCCTGTCCAGCTACGACCACCGCTTCGTCATCAAGACGGTGTCCAGCGAAGACATCGCCGAGATGCACAACATCCTCAAGAAGTACCACCAG TTCATAGTGGAGTGTCATGGCAGCACTCTGCTCCCTCAGTTCCTGGGCATGTACCGGCTAACAGTGGACGGGGTTGAGACGTACATGGTGGTGACCCGTAATGTATTCAGCCACCGTCTCACCGTGCACCGCAAGTACGACCTGAAG GGTTCCACAGTCTCAAGGGAAGCCAGTGACAAAGAGAAG GCCAAGGAACTCCCCACTTTTAAGGACAACGACTTTCTGAACGAGGGCCAGAAGCTGCAGATAGGAGATGACAACAAGAAGTACTTCTTGGAGAAACTAAAGCGCGACGTAGAG TTCCTGGCCACTCTAAAGATCATGGACTACAGTCTACTGGTGGGGATCCATGATGTGGACCGGGCAGAGCAGGAGGACATGGAGGtggaggcaggaggagaggaggaggagtacgaGAACGATGGGATGGGAGGAGCACTCACCGGCTCCTTCGGCACCCCTCCAGACAGCCCTGGGAACCCCCTCAACTTTGGCGGGTTCTTTGGCCCTGGCGAGTTCGACCCCTCCGTGGACGTCTACGCAATCAAGAGCAACGACA GTGCTGTGAAGAAAGAAGTGTACTTCATGGCTATCATCGACATCCTCACGCACTACGACGCTAAGAAAAAAGCTGCACATGCTGCCAAAACTGTGAAACATGGG GCTGGGGCAGAGATCTCCACCGTAAACCCAGAGCAGTACTCCAAAAGATTCTTTGAGTTCATGTCCAACATCCTGTCATAG
- the LOC118389245 gene encoding transcription factor Sp6-like, translating into MAHPYEPWLRTAPPGGSSDEMNVPSWWDLHTGPGSWMDLQAGQGVGLQAVGQSSMGLQSSLGPYGSEPQLCSSAQLAQLAPASHSAHSHLYPQDGFKMEPLGGPELLQPESYSLEEPQEGATSVRPKPQRRSASRGSGQSVCRCPNCVHAEQMGQSTDDDRRKHMHNCHIPGCGKAYAKTSHLKAHLRWHSGDRPFVCNWLFCGKRFTRSDELQRHLQTHTGAKKFSCTMCPRVFMRNDHLAKHMRTHESPSGPGEERMYGEGGRMGKSFDTPSPQPSHTTASDTEAPLKQPKCEKDPSGTGQSS; encoded by the coding sequence ATGGCCCACCCCTATGAACCCTGGTTACGGACAGCACCCCCTGGTGGCAGCTCAGATGAGATGAACGTTCCCTCATGGTGGGACCTCCACACCGGGCCAGGGAGCTGGATGGACCTGCAGGCGGGCCAGGGTGTGGGCTTACAGGCAGTTGGTCAGAGCTCCATGGGGCTGCAGTCTTCCCTGGGGCCTTACGGCTCCGAGCCCCAGCTGTGTTCTTCTGCCCAGCTAGCCCAGCTCGCCCCAGCCTCACACTCAGCTCACTCTCACCTCTACCCCCAGGATGGCTTCAAGATGGAGCCGCTGGGAGGACCTGAGCTCCTGCAGCCGGAGTCATACTCCCTGGAGGAGCCACAGGAGGGTGCCACCTCGGTCCGGCCCAAGCCCCAGCGCCGCTCTGCCTCCAGGGGCTCAGGCCAGTCTGTGTGCCGGTGCCCCAACTGTGTCCATGCCGAGCAGATGGGCCAGAGCACTGACGACGACCGGAGGAAACACATGCACAACTGCCACATCCCGGGCTGCGGCAAGGCCTACGCCAAGACCTCTCACCTGAAGGCCCACCTGCGCTGGCACAGCGGGGACCGGCCCTTCGTCTGCAACTGGCTCTTCTGCGGCAAGCGCTTCACGCGCTCTGACGAACTTCAGCGacacctgcagacacacaccGGTGCCAAGAAGTTCAGCTGCACCATGTGCCCCCGCGTGTTCATGCGCAACGACCACCTGGCCAAGCACATGCGTACGCACGAGTCTCCATCCGgtccaggggaggagaggatgtaTGGAGAGGGGGGCCGGATGGGGAAGAGCTTTGACACGCCTTCTCCTCAGCCCTCCCACACCACTGCATCTGACACAGAGGCACCCCTTAAGCAGCCGAAATGTGAGAAAGACCCCTCTGGGACAGGACAGTCCAGCTAA